One stretch of Pieris brassicae chromosome 8, ilPieBrab1.1, whole genome shotgun sequence DNA includes these proteins:
- the LOC123713501 gene encoding uncharacterized protein LOC123713501 isoform X2 yields MERLSVLEERVCPLCSSKINFFFINYFEKFLMCENTECEFPFGYEDLQFAKVDNPDNPETGSIRTKQSFSSPSSISGITVSDVDQLYQACESENNLPDQVPVSLSRPTRPRQSNILKNVAPLNSLHSEIMKMNSQMKISDLTDKKLIKNLYKLQNCTGAQLLKPQELTTLKRGECQKQTEVKININQMENDISVIKIELLSSEVSEG; encoded by the exons ATGGAAAGACTTTCAGTATTAGAAGAAAGG GTGTGTCCTTTATGttcatctaaaataaatttcttttttatcaattactttgaaaaattTTTGATGTGTGAGAACACAGAGTGTGAGTTTCCCTTTGGTTATGAAGACTTACAGTTTGCCAAAGTGGATAATCCTGACAATCCTGAAACTGGATCTATAAGAACTAAACAAAGTTTTTCATCACCTTCATCTATTTCTGGAATCACAGTATCTGACGTAGACCAGCTGTACCAAGCTTGTGAGTCTGAGAATAATTTGCCTGATCAGGTACCAGTATCTTTAAGTCGGCCAACTAGACCCCGTCAAAgcaatatacttaaaaatgttGCCCCTCTCAATAGCCTTCACTCGgaaattatgaaaatgaatAGTCAGATGAAGATAAGCGATCTCACAGATAAGAAACtgattaaaaatctttacaaGCTACAGAATTGTACTGGagcacagttattaaaaccgCAAGAGTTGACTACCTTAAAACGGGGTGAATGCCAAAAGCAAACAGAagttaaaatcaatataaatcaGATGGAAAATGACATCTCTGTTATAAAAATTGAGTTGTTGAGTTCAGAGGTTAGTGAAGGTTAG
- the LOC123713653 gene encoding exocyst complex component 1 has translation MKLEECATVVCNMVVTGSGGRAQRLAVESSGTLALYEGSVRLRSWPLHIARLRSDLPNCEVSIEMGGETVKWACPDETSRAHLNRAAVAATSSTSNNSLSETELASLLEDAEIEEGDAERRVKRLAEKLARLDALNVGGMLAAATEGGGAKLAARLEDGSALGASLSARAGRLEALARAGGGALPARWAGGRADDGARALRAELAHIAAWLDSPALADLDRLPEIPLATAEGRARAAAAAEALIDALEAERTAPAARLRLAAVRERLRRLRRARDQLAAAVARHLNNALIHLANEAQTVSGGPSRRHHAELAPYAPLARRLREMDERAHEALLRVYVSTWSKLYERETAAACAVARERLDRPDRVDAPLADVLTAVETVCDAEQDFCTRFFALDVDRKDGGEGERSEAAVKRTMGELFPALEQQLLGLLSHVERDPFGAMRALAWLGRRVLGDGGEAAEGRWSRQVLAAVAVAAKRAADRALAERLAAMPDAVKQAAKKPKCGIFGFISELEEVSGECERIFAGGRRAELDRWYCALVGGAMAAVEAAEHPRTPRDVVQLENFHRLHAALSALRVPALEPLRREAKRRYADALRRYVTLSFGRPLDKIAAFFEGVAEAVASGAREDEVCFRAAFGKHELRRLLALYPPHEVRRSLHRLYRSVEKHLSEEAGLLQVVWRAMQEEFLAQHVALQTRIAACYPGAGLALPLDTADILSAFSDIARDH, from the exons ATGAAGTTGGAGGAATGTGCAACTGTGGTGTGTAATATGGTGGTAACTGGCAGTGGTGGGCGCGCACAGAGACTAGCGGTGGAGAGCAGCGGCACACTGGCGTTGTACGAGGGCTCTGTCCGGTTGCGGTCTTGGCCACTACATATTGCGAGACTCCGCTCAGATTTACCG AACTGTGAAGTAAGTATTGAAATGGGGGGAGAGACTGTTAAATGGGCATGTCCCGATGAAACGTCTCGCGCTCACCTAAACCGCGCAGCGGTCGCCGCCACTTCGTCTACTTCCAACAATTCTCTTTCGGAAACCGAGCTAGCTTCTTTGCTAGAAGATGCCGAAATCGAAGAAGGCGACGCCGAAAGACGTGTCAAGAGATTGGCCGAGAAATTAGCTCGACTGGATGCTCTGAACGTAGGAGGCATGTTGGCTGCTGCCACGGAAGGAGGAGGTGCCAAACTTGCCGCCAGGCTTGAGG ATGGCAGCGCGCTGGGTGCGTCGCTGTCGGCGCGAGCGGGCAGGCTGGAGGCGCTGGCCCGAGCCGGCGGAGGAGCGCTTCCGGCGCGATGGGCGGGCGGCAGAGCCGACGATGGCGCCCGCGCCCTGCGCGCCGAGCTCGCCCACATCGCGGCCTGGCTGGACTCGCCCGCCCTCGCCGACCTCGACCGGCTGCCCGAG ATACCGCTGGCTACCGCCGAGGGAAGGGCGCGGGCGGCGGCGGCGGCGGAGGCGCTGATCGACGCGCTCGAGGCCGAGCGGACCGCGCCCGCCGCCCGCCTCAGGCTCGCCGCCGTGCGGGAACGGCTGCGTCGCCTGCGTCGCGCGCGCGATCAGCTGGCCGCCGCCGTGGCCCGCCACCTCAACAACGCGCTCATTCACCTCGCCAACGAGGCGCAGACGGTGTCGGGAGGTCCGTCGCGTCGCCACCACGCCGAGCTGGCGCCGTACGCTCCTCTCGCGCGCCGCCTGCGCGAGATGGACGAACGCGCGCACGAGGCGCTCCTGCGCGTTTACGTGTCGACGTGGAGCAAGCTTTACGAGCGCGAGACGGCGGCCGCCTGCGCCGTCGCCCGCGAGCGCCTCGACCGGCCCGACCGCGTCGACGCCCCTCTCGCCGACGTGCTCACCGCGGTGGAGACGGTGTGCGACGCCGAACAGGATTTCTGCACGCGGTTCTTCGCTCTGGACGTCGATCGGAAG GACGGCGGCGAGGGCGAGAGGAGCGAGGCCGCGGTGAAGCGCACCATGGGCGAGCTGTTCCCGGCGCTCGAGCAGCAGCTGCTGGGGCTGCTGTCGCACGTGGAGCGGGACCCGTTCGGGGCCATGCGAGCGCTGGCGTGGCTGGGCCGGCGCGTGCTCGGCGACGGCGGGGAGGCGGCCGAGGGGCGCTGGTCGCGGCAGGTGCTGGCGGCGGTGGCCGTGGCCGCCAAGCGCGCCGCCGACCGCGCCCTCGCCGAGCGCCTGGCCGCGATGCCCGACGCCGTCAAACAG GCGGCCAAGAAGCCCAAGTGCGGCATCTTCGGCTTCATCTCGGAGCTGGAGGAGGTGAGCGGCGAGTGCGAGCGGATCTTCGCGGGCGGCAGACGCGCCGAGCTGGACCGTTGGTACTGCGCGCTCGTGGGCGGCGCGATGGCCGCCGTGGAGGCCGCCGAGCACCCGCGCACTCCGCGCGACGTCGTGCAGCTCGAGAACTTTCATCGGCTGCACGCGGCCCTGAGCGCGCTGCGCGTGCCCGCGCTCGAGCCGCTGCGGCGCGAGGCCAAGCGGCGCTACGCCGACGCGCTGCGTCGCTACGTGACGCTGTCGTTCGGGCGGCCGCTCGACAAGATCGCCGCCTTCTTCGAGGGCGTCGCCGAGGCGGTGGCGTCGGGCGCCCGCGAGGACGAGGTCTGCTTCCGCGCCGCCTTCGGCAAGCACGAGCTGCGGCGTCTGCTGGCGCTGTACCCGCCGCACGAGGTGCGTCGTTCGCTGCATCGCCTGTACCGCAGCGTCGAGAAGCACCTGAGCGAGGAGGCGGGGCTGCTGCAGGTGGTGTGGCGCGCCATGCAGGAGGAGTTCCTGGCGCAGCACGTGGCGCTGCAGACGCGCATCGCGGCCTGCTACCCCGGCGCCGGCCTGGCGCTGCCCCTCGACACGGCCGACATCCTGAGCGCCTTCTCGGACATCGCGCGCGACCACTGA
- the LOC123713655 gene encoding molybdenum cofactor biosynthesis protein 1 isoform X1 translates to MILCRQLFMTRAPFSVVIKNTQLKGYSWYSESSRRYTNNVNGHSKNQSKVENPPLMDLLGRKHDYLRISLTERCNLRCQYCMPAEGVPLCGRNELLSRDELSRLVRLFATLGVRKVRLTGGEPTLRSDLADVVREVAATDGITTVAMTSNGVALARRLPALRRAGLGALNLSLDTLRADRYERMARRPGLRKVLACVDLALQLDYRPLKINTVLMKGFNDDEICDFAEFTKDKDVEVRFIEFMPFSGNAWADARLVPGDEALAALRKRYGDLLPLAAPSCGTASLWRVPGHVGRLGFISSMTRPFCGSCNRLRLTADGGLKVCLFGADELSLRDALRAGVSDDDLSALVRAALRRKRPQHAAGPPARRARAAQAGRRGYCTLTHLDAEGRARMVDVGAKPVTRRGARAECELLVSEKLARLLRGAGLSKGDATTVAQVAGAMGAKRTADLVPLCHPLPLELARVSVELPSAAATPRDGRVAVKLACETRATSRTGVEMEALTGCAVAALALYDMCKSVDRHMTIGELRVVSKFGGASGDWCLAEGVAPSKPSSET, encoded by the exons atgaTCTTATGTAGACAATTATTTATGACCCGAGCGCCATTCTCAGTTGTGATTAAGAATACCCAATTAAAAGGCTATTCTTGGTATAGCGAGTCCAGCAGACGGTACACCAAT AATGTGAATGGCCATTCAAAGAATCAATCTAAAGTAGAAAATCCACCTCTGATGGACTTACTTGGACGGAAACATGATTATCTGCGGATATCCCTTACAGAGCGGTGCAACCTTCGCT GTCAATACTGCATGCCGGCCGAGGGCGTGCCGCTGTGCGGGCGAAACGAGCTGCTGTCGCGCGACGAGTTGTCGCGGTTAGTGCGGCTGTTCGCGACGCTGGGCGTGCGCAAGGTGCGGCTGACAGGCGGAGAGCCGACGTTACGGTCGGATCTGGCCGACGTGGTGCGGGAGGTGGCGGCCACCGACGGCATCACCACCGTGGCCATGACCAGCAACGGCGTGGCTCTGGCGCGCCGACTGCCAGCGCTGCGCCGCGCCGGCCTCGGCGCGCTCAACCTCTCGCTCGACACTCTGCGTGCGGACCGCTACGAGCGCATGGCGAGGCGCCCC GGTCTGCGAAAGGTCCTGGCCTGCGTCGATCTCGCTCTGCAGCTCGACTACCGCCCTCTCAAAATTAACACCGTCCTCATGAAAG GTTTCAACGACGACGAGATTTGCGACTTCGCCGAATTCACCAAAGACAAGGACGTGGAAGTCAG GTTCATCGAGTTCATGCCGTTCTCGGGCAACGCGTGGGCCGACGCGAGGCTCGTGCCCGGCGACGAAGCGCTCGCCGCGCTCCGAAAGCGCTACGGCGATCTGCTGCCGTTGGCCGCGCCCTCCTGCGGCACGGCGTCGCTGTGGCGCGTGCCCGGCCACGTCGGCCGCCTCGGCTTCATCTCCTCCATGACGCGCCCGTTCTGCGGCTCCTGCAACCGCCTGCGTCTCACGGCCGACGGCGGCCTCAAGGTCTGCCTGTTCGGCGCCGACGAGCTCTCGCTGCGCGACGCCCTGCGCGCCGGCGTCTCCGACGACGACCTGTCCGCGCTCGTGCGGGCCGCCCTCCGCCGCAAGAGGCCGCAGCACGCAG CGGGACCGCCGGCGCGGCGCGCTCGGGCGGCGCAGGCGGGGCGGCGCGGCTACTGCACGCTCACCCATCTCGACGCGGAGGGCCGAGCGCGCATGGTCGACGTGGGCGCCAAGCCTGTGACGCGGCGGGGCGCACGCGCCGAGTGCGAGCTGCTGGTCAGCGAGAAGCTGGCGCGACTGCTGCGCGGCGCCGGCCTCTCCAAGGGCGACGCGACGACGGTGGCGCAGGTGGCGGGCGCGATGGGCGCGAAGCGCACGGCCGACCTCGTCCCGTTGTGCCACCCGCTGCCGCTGGAGCTGGCGCGAGTGTCGGTGGAGCTCCCGAGCGCGGCGGCGACTCCGCGCGACGGCCGCGTGGCCGTGAAGTTGGCGTGCGAAACGCGGGCGACGTCGCGCACCGGCGTAGAGATGGAGGCGCTGACGGGGTGCGCCGTGGCCGCGCTGGCGCTCTACGACATGTGCAAGTCGGTCGATCGGCACATGACCATCGGCGAGCTTCGCGTCGTGAGCAAGTTTGGCGGCGCGAGTGGCGACTGGTGTCTCGCCGAGGGCGTCGCTCCATCGAAGCCGTCTTCCGagacataa
- the LOC123713655 gene encoding GTP 3',8-cyclase, mitochondrial isoform X2, with protein MILCRQLFMTRAPFSVVIKNTQLKGYSWYSESSRRYTNNVNGHSKNQSKVENPPLMDLLGRKHDYLRISLTERCNLRCQYCMPAEGVPLCGRNELLSRDELSRLVRLFATLGVRKVRLTGGEPTLRSDLADVVREVAATDGITTVAMTSNGVALARRLPALRRAGLGALNLSLDTLRADRYERMARRPGLRKVLACVDLALQLDYRPLKINTVLMKGFNDDEICDFAEFTKDKDVEVRFIEFMPFSGNAWADARLVPGDEALAALRKRYGDLLPLAAPSCGTASLWRVPGHVGRLGFISSMTRPFCGSCNRLRLTADGGLKVCLFGADELSLRDALRAGVSDDDLSALVRAALRRKRPQHAGMRELARAKNRPMILIGG; from the exons atgaTCTTATGTAGACAATTATTTATGACCCGAGCGCCATTCTCAGTTGTGATTAAGAATACCCAATTAAAAGGCTATTCTTGGTATAGCGAGTCCAGCAGACGGTACACCAAT AATGTGAATGGCCATTCAAAGAATCAATCTAAAGTAGAAAATCCACCTCTGATGGACTTACTTGGACGGAAACATGATTATCTGCGGATATCCCTTACAGAGCGGTGCAACCTTCGCT GTCAATACTGCATGCCGGCCGAGGGCGTGCCGCTGTGCGGGCGAAACGAGCTGCTGTCGCGCGACGAGTTGTCGCGGTTAGTGCGGCTGTTCGCGACGCTGGGCGTGCGCAAGGTGCGGCTGACAGGCGGAGAGCCGACGTTACGGTCGGATCTGGCCGACGTGGTGCGGGAGGTGGCGGCCACCGACGGCATCACCACCGTGGCCATGACCAGCAACGGCGTGGCTCTGGCGCGCCGACTGCCAGCGCTGCGCCGCGCCGGCCTCGGCGCGCTCAACCTCTCGCTCGACACTCTGCGTGCGGACCGCTACGAGCGCATGGCGAGGCGCCCC GGTCTGCGAAAGGTCCTGGCCTGCGTCGATCTCGCTCTGCAGCTCGACTACCGCCCTCTCAAAATTAACACCGTCCTCATGAAAG GTTTCAACGACGACGAGATTTGCGACTTCGCCGAATTCACCAAAGACAAGGACGTGGAAGTCAG GTTCATCGAGTTCATGCCGTTCTCGGGCAACGCGTGGGCCGACGCGAGGCTCGTGCCCGGCGACGAAGCGCTCGCCGCGCTCCGAAAGCGCTACGGCGATCTGCTGCCGTTGGCCGCGCCCTCCTGCGGCACGGCGTCGCTGTGGCGCGTGCCCGGCCACGTCGGCCGCCTCGGCTTCATCTCCTCCATGACGCGCCCGTTCTGCGGCTCCTGCAACCGCCTGCGTCTCACGGCCGACGGCGGCCTCAAGGTCTGCCTGTTCGGCGCCGACGAGCTCTCGCTGCGCGACGCCCTGCGCGCCGGCGTCTCCGACGACGACCTGTCCGCGCTCGTGCGGGCCGCCCTCCGCCGCAAGAGGCCGCAGCACGCAG GGATGCGGGAGCTGGCGCGAGCGAAGAACCGGCCGATGATACTGATAGGCGGGTGA
- the LOC123713658 gene encoding major facilitator superfamily domain-containing protein 8 isoform X1, translating to MSCERGNEGPALEEELESAAQRRERWRSVYVIYFTMFQMSLGFSIVLTGVWPYLDKLEGGSSSKEALGLAVGASPLGQLIASPLLGLWANRSGGARAPILTSLIVFVLASLLYANLHMARPHAHRAMLVARTLVGVSSANVAVARSYLSAATRESERTRAVAGLSLAQVLGFVVGPALQAAAAPLGPGEAYVESDLAPRLDMYTAPGWINALLGTVNIVLFLPFCFKERKIAAREAMIAQGKDTEKEALKALKPDLVSSWTLVAAFFVLVFNFVLLETLATSLTMDQFGWSKRQALEYMGALMSAGALLACAVFALITPLTKLFEERALLLWGGFLLTGLASILCIPWGPYGPPLAPPEAREAGGGCPARTQPWCLTTRGLTLPQFFLGYTCVSIGYPLGVTLIQTIFSKVLGPRPQGVWMGVLTGAGCIARALGPVFVATVYARRGPDATFGATATFTFCALVALRLVYARLSPRGAAAPPVALELRPLNCDKATAPTAPTANVEH from the exons ATGTCGTGTGAGAGGGGCAACGAGGGGCCTGCGCTTGAAGAAGAGCTGGAAAGCGCAGCGCAACGGCGCGAGCGCTGGCGGAGCGTGTACGTTATTTACTTTACCATGTTCCAGATGTCGCTAGGCTTCAGCATCGTTCTCACTGGCGTCTGGCCCTACTTGGACAAG CTGGAGGGTGGCAGCAGCAGCAAAGAGGCACTCGGGCTAGCTGTGGGCGCAAGTCCACTGGGCCAGCTGATAGCATCGCCCTTATTGGGCTTATGGGCTAACCGAAGTGGAGGCGCGCGTGCGCCCATCCTTACGTCGCTAATCGTGTTTGTGCTGGCTTCGCTGCTTTACGCAAACCTACACATGGCACGCCCGCACGCCCACCGCGCAATGCTCGTCGCTCGCACACTCGTGGGCGTCAGCTCAG CTAATGTGGCAGTGGCTCGGTCGTACTTATCGGCGGCGACGCGTGAGAGCGAGCGTACGCGTGCGGTGGCCGGCCTATCGCTGGCGCAGGTGCTTGGCTTCGTGGTGGGGCCGGCGCTGCAGGCAGCCGCGGCGCCTCTCGGACCCGGCGAGGCCTATGTGGAATCTGACCTTGCACCGCGCCTGGATATGTATACCGCACCGGGTTGGATCAACGCACTACTCGGGACGGTCAATATTGTTCTTTTCCTTCCCTTCTGCTTCAAAGAACGGAAAATCGCCGCCCGGGAAGCTATGATCGCCCAGGGCAAAGATACGG agaaAGAAGCTCTTAAGGCTCTGAAGCCAGACCTGGTGAGCAGCTGGACGTTGGTGGCGGCGTTCTTCGTGCTAGTGTTCAACTTCGTGCTCTTGGAAACTTTGGCTACATCGCTGACTATGGACCAGTTTGGATGGAGCAAACGACAGGCGCTAGAATACATGGGTGCCCTCATGAGTGCTGGTGCGTTACTGGCCTGCGCCGTGTTCGCGCTCATCACGCCCCTTACAAAGCTCTTCGAGGAAAG AGCTCTGTTGCTCTGGGGCGGTTTCCTGCTGACGGGATTAGCGTCGATACTGTGCATCCCGTGGGGTCCCTACGGACCGCCGCTCGCACCGCCCGAAGCCCGAGAGGCGGGCGGCGGTTGCCCGGCGCGTACGCAGCCCTGGTGCCTCACGACGAGAGGCCTTACGCTTCCGCAGTTCTTCCTCGGCTATACCTGCGTCTCCATCGGTTACCCTCTCGGCGTCACCCTCATACAGACCATATTTTCGAAG GTTCTGGGTCCACGGCCGCAGGGCGTGTGGATGGGCGTGCTGACGGGCGCGGGTTGCATAGCGCGCGCCTTAGGGCCCGTGTTCGTGGCGACCGTGTACGCGCGGCGAGGGCCCGACGCCACCTTCGGCGCCACGGCCACCTTCACCTTCTGCGCGCTCGTCGCGCTGCGCCTCGTGTACGCGCGCCTCTCGCCCCGCGGCGCCGCTGCGCCTCCCGTCGCTCTCGAGTTGCGGCCACTCAACTGCGACAAGGCAACCGCGCCGACCGCCCCGACCGCCAATGTGGAGCACTGA
- the LOC123713658 gene encoding major facilitator superfamily domain-containing protein 8 isoform X2 has translation MSLGFSIVLTGVWPYLDKLEGGSSSKEALGLAVGASPLGQLIASPLLGLWANRSGGARAPILTSLIVFVLASLLYANLHMARPHAHRAMLVARTLVGVSSANVAVARSYLSAATRESERTRAVAGLSLAQVLGFVVGPALQAAAAPLGPGEAYVESDLAPRLDMYTAPGWINALLGTVNIVLFLPFCFKERKIAAREAMIAQGKDTEKEALKALKPDLVSSWTLVAAFFVLVFNFVLLETLATSLTMDQFGWSKRQALEYMGALMSAGALLACAVFALITPLTKLFEERALLLWGGFLLTGLASILCIPWGPYGPPLAPPEAREAGGGCPARTQPWCLTTRGLTLPQFFLGYTCVSIGYPLGVTLIQTIFSKVLGPRPQGVWMGVLTGAGCIARALGPVFVATVYARRGPDATFGATATFTFCALVALRLVYARLSPRGAAAPPVALELRPLNCDKATAPTAPTANVEH, from the exons ATGTCGCTAGGCTTCAGCATCGTTCTCACTGGCGTCTGGCCCTACTTGGACAAG CTGGAGGGTGGCAGCAGCAGCAAAGAGGCACTCGGGCTAGCTGTGGGCGCAAGTCCACTGGGCCAGCTGATAGCATCGCCCTTATTGGGCTTATGGGCTAACCGAAGTGGAGGCGCGCGTGCGCCCATCCTTACGTCGCTAATCGTGTTTGTGCTGGCTTCGCTGCTTTACGCAAACCTACACATGGCACGCCCGCACGCCCACCGCGCAATGCTCGTCGCTCGCACACTCGTGGGCGTCAGCTCAG CTAATGTGGCAGTGGCTCGGTCGTACTTATCGGCGGCGACGCGTGAGAGCGAGCGTACGCGTGCGGTGGCCGGCCTATCGCTGGCGCAGGTGCTTGGCTTCGTGGTGGGGCCGGCGCTGCAGGCAGCCGCGGCGCCTCTCGGACCCGGCGAGGCCTATGTGGAATCTGACCTTGCACCGCGCCTGGATATGTATACCGCACCGGGTTGGATCAACGCACTACTCGGGACGGTCAATATTGTTCTTTTCCTTCCCTTCTGCTTCAAAGAACGGAAAATCGCCGCCCGGGAAGCTATGATCGCCCAGGGCAAAGATACGG agaaAGAAGCTCTTAAGGCTCTGAAGCCAGACCTGGTGAGCAGCTGGACGTTGGTGGCGGCGTTCTTCGTGCTAGTGTTCAACTTCGTGCTCTTGGAAACTTTGGCTACATCGCTGACTATGGACCAGTTTGGATGGAGCAAACGACAGGCGCTAGAATACATGGGTGCCCTCATGAGTGCTGGTGCGTTACTGGCCTGCGCCGTGTTCGCGCTCATCACGCCCCTTACAAAGCTCTTCGAGGAAAG AGCTCTGTTGCTCTGGGGCGGTTTCCTGCTGACGGGATTAGCGTCGATACTGTGCATCCCGTGGGGTCCCTACGGACCGCCGCTCGCACCGCCCGAAGCCCGAGAGGCGGGCGGCGGTTGCCCGGCGCGTACGCAGCCCTGGTGCCTCACGACGAGAGGCCTTACGCTTCCGCAGTTCTTCCTCGGCTATACCTGCGTCTCCATCGGTTACCCTCTCGGCGTCACCCTCATACAGACCATATTTTCGAAG GTTCTGGGTCCACGGCCGCAGGGCGTGTGGATGGGCGTGCTGACGGGCGCGGGTTGCATAGCGCGCGCCTTAGGGCCCGTGTTCGTGGCGACCGTGTACGCGCGGCGAGGGCCCGACGCCACCTTCGGCGCCACGGCCACCTTCACCTTCTGCGCGCTCGTCGCGCTGCGCCTCGTGTACGCGCGCCTCTCGCCCCGCGGCGCCGCTGCGCCTCCCGTCGCTCTCGAGTTGCGGCCACTCAACTGCGACAAGGCAACCGCGCCGACCGCCCCGACCGCCAATGTGGAGCACTGA
- the LOC123713501 gene encoding uncharacterized protein LOC123713501 isoform X1 has product MDNDTTAGLTTNEPTEMERLSVLEERVCPLCSSKINFFFINYFEKFLMCENTECEFPFGYEDLQFAKVDNPDNPETGSIRTKQSFSSPSSISGITVSDVDQLYQACESENNLPDQVPVSLSRPTRPRQSNILKNVAPLNSLHSEIMKMNSQMKISDLTDKKLIKNLYKLQNCTGAQLLKPQELTTLKRGECQKQTEVKININQMENDISVIKIELLSSEVSEG; this is encoded by the exons ATGGACAATGACACCACTGCAGGTTTAACTACAAAT gaACCAACAGAAATGGAAAGACTTTCAGTATTAGAAGAAAGG GTGTGTCCTTTATGttcatctaaaataaatttcttttttatcaattactttgaaaaattTTTGATGTGTGAGAACACAGAGTGTGAGTTTCCCTTTGGTTATGAAGACTTACAGTTTGCCAAAGTGGATAATCCTGACAATCCTGAAACTGGATCTATAAGAACTAAACAAAGTTTTTCATCACCTTCATCTATTTCTGGAATCACAGTATCTGACGTAGACCAGCTGTACCAAGCTTGTGAGTCTGAGAATAATTTGCCTGATCAGGTACCAGTATCTTTAAGTCGGCCAACTAGACCCCGTCAAAgcaatatacttaaaaatgttGCCCCTCTCAATAGCCTTCACTCGgaaattatgaaaatgaatAGTCAGATGAAGATAAGCGATCTCACAGATAAGAAACtgattaaaaatctttacaaGCTACAGAATTGTACTGGagcacagttattaaaaccgCAAGAGTTGACTACCTTAAAACGGGGTGAATGCCAAAAGCAAACAGAagttaaaatcaatataaatcaGATGGAAAATGACATCTCTGTTATAAAAATTGAGTTGTTGAGTTCAGAGGTTAGTGAAGGTTAG
- the LOC123713659 gene encoding prefoldin subunit 2: MSKTSSGKGTKSKSNEEVFAGFQTLRNEQRQLANKISELEMDLNEHKIVIETLQAVEPKRKCFRMIGGVLVERTVAEILPELETNLERLPSAIETLNEQLAHKGQEINDYIEKHDIRVQRGAQQPTEAPSQDSSNAKSNVLVASG; the protein is encoded by the exons ATGTCTAAAACAAGCAGTggaaagggaacaaaatccaAGTCCAATGAGGAGGTATTCGCAGGTTTTCAAACTCTTCGAAATGAACAAAGACAATtagcaaataaaatttcagaATTAGAAATGGATCTAAATGAGCacaa AATTGTAATAGAAACTTTACAAGCGGTGGAGCCAAAACGCAAGTGTTTCCGTATGATCGGTGGAGTATTAGTTGAGCGCACAGTCGCCGAAATACTACCAGAGCTTGAGACTAACTTGGAAAGGTTACCAAGTGCAATCGAg aCACTTAATGAACAATTGGCCCATAAAGGACAAGAGATCAACGATTATATAGAGAAACATGACATCCGAGTGCAGCGTGGGGCTCAGCAGCCAACAGAAGCACCCTCACAGGACTCTTCAAATGCTAAATCCAATGTTCTTGTTGCAAGTGGTTAA